A segment of the Populus nigra chromosome 12, ddPopNigr1.1, whole genome shotgun sequence genome:
TTTGTGTAAACCAAGATAATAGTACTCGCATGGTTCTCTACATAAAGATTTTCTTTGATTCtcattgttgtgtttattttgacCCTGAACAACTTTTGGATTCTTAAGTGCTTTAGAGAATTTACCATTTATcgaaatttttaaaacaaaggcCACATTCCTTACTTATATATGTGATCTATTATTAAAACATTCTGCTATACTCCACTTTGTATACCAagatatgaaaatcattaaaagttCAACTCACCATTTATCACGTTTTAACTAACACTTATTTCATTATGGGAATggatagaaaataataatttcatagttCTATCGAGAATGTtatatgacttagttttttcatttgagcCTAGATCTTAGGATCTTCAATCAACCAGGTATGATTACCTAGATGAATTATACATAAACTCTATCAACAAACTTTTAGTTAACGAATtcgtaatatttttctttgactttacatagttaatgaaaataattccaTTTAAGAGCATTTATTTAACGATATTATATCTATGACACATATATTTGGACTTCTcataattcatattattttgtgtcATTCCAATTATTGACTAACTATCACAATGAACACAAATAGCTGACACTAGTTTTGACCACTATAAAATATTctcttaagaaattttaaatctatttgcctttctcttcaattttatcAAGAGCAATAAATTTCGATTTCAGCATGAATCTAGCGATACATGTTTGTTTGGAAGATTTTTATAACACAATTACTCCACCAAATGTGAAGACATATTTACTTGtagattttttgtttggaaGATTTTTATAACACAATTACTCAAGTATGAAGACATATTCACTTGTAAATTTCTACCCTTATATTATAGTACGTTTGGATAACAAACATAGCTCATAGTCTGATATGTACTTTAAatattcaagtattttttttcatcactaTCTTGATTTAAgtatatttcaaacaaataaaaatataaaactcaaatatttttcaataatattaacTTATACTCTAGATTTGAgatgaaaaccaaaaaaaaaaaaaaacactaaaaaaaaatattaaatttaaaaaattcttaaattaaacTCTTTCTTCATCCCTTTTATAACCCcttttcataataaattttgaaactaaaaagttcaaaaattaataaaaattagttcatataattattaatctttaattaaccactataaataaaaaatttatttataaataaaaaacaataattctttgaataaaaaacccaataattttttaaaattaatttatcattcattcataatttatttaaatatttaattaaaaggaCTTAAATCACCAAGTTCaactaatttcataattttttttctatatatagaAGCAGGAGATCAATTTGGACATAGGGATCAGGTTATTAGCATGCGGAATATTTAGAAACTACATGAAATGTCTCATGCTAACCCAAACCTTTCTTCATGAAAGGCATTGATCATGCGCATCAAGAAGCATATCCATCCAAGGTTCAATAACAAGTTCTAAGCAACATCACAGTGCTTCTTATTGACCTGGTACGCAggttcaaagaaagaaaaaaacctagcaGTCTGCATGCTGTTATTTTCACATCAGAGTAGGCTGATGTGGAAATGCCGAAAATCATAAACAGGCGATACAAACAAACCATATTTACAGGCTCTTCTACACTTGCTGTCTTCCAAGAGCAGGTACATTAGCAGCACCCTGTTATGtttgtcatcatcatcatctagtCTCAGTAACCTCCTTGTATGTAAGCATTCAGGCGGTCCACCTCCTCCCGGTGCTCACTCACCACAGCACGGACAACATCTCCAATTGATACCATGCCAATCATTTCCTTATCATCAATCACAGGAATGTGCCTGATGCGTTTATCTGCCAGCCATTAGAGGTTCCAAGCTTTataccattttttatttgagaaagtGATCAATAACTAGCAAATGGAAACATCCCCCACTTAGCAGTGGGTGTAATACCTGTCATCAATTGCATAGCCTTGAGAACTTTGGTATCTGGCGTGACAGTGATGAGCTTGTTCTGCAGCCGCCAAGCATGATTAAGCAACATGTTAACAACTTAATACAGCCAACTTATGCTCTTCTAAAGTAATGGCATTATACCTCTTCAGTCATGATGTCCCCAACCTTGGTTGACTTGGATGATCTTCCCTGCACAATGATCTTCCGCAGATAGTCTGGAAGTTTCAGCAAACAGAATTAATTTCAGTTGACTAGTAGTGCTACCTGTAGCATCATTAAAATTACAATGGGAAATGTAAAATGCAGGTGCAAGAGAAACTGGATTTAAAATACAGTTGTCTCTTTAAAACAAAGACTGGTGTCAGTTTAAAATAcagttaattttcaaattagtgtttgtttaaataataaagaaaagaaatgaatggtAATGAACTGTCAGAATTGTCTATGGACAATTCCAAAAGGTATTACATACACGGAAGAACTCTTGGCTTTTCAGAAaactcttccttttatttttctcttaaaaaaaaaccattatatatgTCTGCACATATTTCTATTCAGAATTACgtttacaaattttttattcGCTGTTTTACTCTCGTTAGTTAGTGATATCGTGATATCAAGGTTAAGTGATTGAATAGGCTTGGGAAACATATTGCAATCAAGTTGCAAGCACTAAAAGGCAGATAATAATTCGTTTTTAAAGCCAAAGAATTGATCATTGTTTCAATCTACATCTTCAAGTTCATATTCTGTAAACAAATTCATAAGCTGAATTCTTTTATATGTTAGATTCATATATGTTTTTGTACGTATAAGAAGGAACCATATCAATTATTGGGGTGATTTACAGGAAATTGGTGGCAAACCAAGGGAATCTTACATTCTCCACTATGCTATTCAGATGCCATCATGAAAATTTTCATATAccaggaaaaaataaaagccaAGTGGTTCCCTGATTCCATTCAGTGGTTCCTGACAGCTACAGGTAAAGATGCTTAGGATGGTTCTAACTTCTAAAGACAGCCAGGATAGCCCAACTAATCTCCTAGGCCAATGTGTACACACACAGACATGCACAAAAGCATCAGAAATCCAATGATGATGATTTCTTGAAATCAAATAGGAGAGCAAGTTGTCTATGCAACTGTCGTAATGCAAGTAATGATTTCTCCATCATAAGAATCTTTTGAGGAAAAGGGTTTTCCCCCGAGATctcaagaaaataatgaaataaatgtcTCTTTTCACGAGAAAGCACTATAATGCGACATATAAGCTGCAGGGCTTACGCTAAGATGGGCTATATGTCCTGCAGCCCGTAAGGAATTTCTTTCCAATGTGGGAATCCACATGTACAACCAACTTAAGAAGGTGTTACAACTTCCAAATAAGTGCAGtgagggaaaagaaaaggaaaaacaaaagttgaaatgtcaaaaaagagagtaaataaTCTAACAAATTGTGATTAAAACTACTAGAACATTTAGTACTAAATTCATGGTGCATGTTAGACTATAAAATTAAACCCAACTAGAAAGAAGAAAACGGAAAGGAAGAGATGTTATAATTTCCAAGGGAAATGGAACAGATGTTATAATTTCCCACTGCCTTAAAAAAGTGTTTCATGTACATGCAAACCTTAATCCATAAGCTTTTTTTAATACAGTAGGAACTTTTGAAATACCTCTCTCTGTGATGATTCCTGCAATTGATTTCTGCTCTCCAGGTTTGACAACAACCAAGGCTCCAACGTTGTGCTGTGTCATCTGGAGAGAAATGCTTTATTAGCCCAAATGCTAAAGAAAAGTGGAATATGCTTGTAATAAGTTTTTCAATCAactaatgataataatgataacgACAAGCACAATAGCTAATACAGAAGTGAAGATGCTTACCGACTTGACAGCATCATAAACAGTGTCATCCGTAGTGCACCAAAGCCACGAGCCATCTGCACCTTTACCTTTCTCTTTGAGGATGTCAGCAATTCTGGTGCTCTCAAAGCCATGCTCTTCTATACGAGCAGATGAGACTGATTCAAAACGAGAAAACACAATGGGCCGCAAGAGTGGACTCAAAACACGGACATGTTGCAAGAGTGAATCTTTGACAACATTTCCATGGGTTAAACATGCACGAAGTGccccttgcattttttttttcctgtgaaaAAGACAAGAGGTTATAGATGTTAGGCTTAAGGATTTTGAAACAAACAAGGAACGTAGCTCCCATATCCAGTACACATATGCTGCTGTAAAATAATTACATGTAAAGAAGAGTAGTAGTGTGGCCGGTTAGGAAAACTTGAAATAGTTGTCACAGGTGAGAAAACTGTAAAGATCTCAAGTAAATTTTAATGCAGATGggtatatatttaaaaaaaaaggtgaaaaaggaaagaaacggAAGCACACATATATGCATGTCTAATTAAAGAGATAGACTAAGTTATTGCATACAGTTTATATAGCGAATTAAAGCAGTAGGTGATTGCCAATCACGACTTCAGACGATTATCAGTACTGGTAAGAGTGAG
Coding sequences within it:
- the LOC133668888 gene encoding CBS domain-containing protein CBSX3, mitochondrial codes for the protein MQGALRACLTHGNVVKDSLLQHVRVLSPLLRPIVFSRFESVSSARIEEHGFESTRIADILKEKGKGADGSWLWCTTDDTVYDAVKSMTQHNVGALVVVKPGEQKSIAGIITERDYLRKIIVQGRSSKSTKVGDIMTEENKLITVTPDTKVLKAMQLMTDKRIRHIPVIDDKEMIGMVSIGDVVRAVVSEHREEVDRLNAYIQGGY